The nucleotide sequence TCATAAGATTAGGAGTTCTTTGCAGGAACTCCTAATGATTTTGTTAATATCTTCCGTTAAAGACTATAACAACGGTTTGACTTGTAGTAGTTTCATTGGAAACCTGTGCTGTTATATATCTCATGTAGTAATCATTGGTTATAACCTTTGGATTTTCATTTATGGTAGCAGTCTCATTGATTAGTACACGAGGATATAAGGTTATATTGTCGCTTGGGGTTACCGCTAATTGTACCCTTATCTCCTGCCTGTTTGCCGGGGCAGTTATATTTCTTAGATACCAAGAGGTGTCTTGATGCTTGGATACATCTATCAGAGATACATAGGTTGAACTGTTACCGGCAACTGCAACTGTAAAGGTAGTAGAGGTAAAGGTTCTATCTGCTAAGTTTACGTTCACAGTACCAACGATACTATTTAAGGTACCCAGGTTAACTACAGTATTTAATGTGCCAAGGTTGGTTACGTTGTTTACGGTACCAACAGTACTCAAGGTACCAACATTAACTACTGTGTTTAAGGTACCAAGATTAGTTACATTGTTTAAAGTACCAACAGTACTCAAGGTACCAACATTAACTACTGTGTTCAAGGTACCAAGATTGGTTACATTGTTCAAAGTGCCAACAGTATTTAATGTGCCAAGATTAACTACATAATTAACGGTTCCCAGGCTGCTTATAGTACCGACACTAACCTGTAATTCACCGTCAGTATTGACCTTAATGGGCTGAAAATCAGTACCGTCATAACCATATACAGCGGTCTTTAGTTGCTCAGCAGAATGCTGGAATACTATACTATTTGCCAAAGTTGATCACTCCTTAATCATTAGAAATGAAAAAAGATTTATCCATTCAGTACATTATATGCAGAAATAAATCGAAGAGTGTTTACAGATTAGAAAATAAAATAAATACATGGTCGTATTTATAACACACTGTGCCTTTAGCAACATAGAATATATAAGGGGGATTTAATATAAACTAATTGGCAGAGGTAGGGTCTGTATGCTTACAAAAAAGAACATTATATATACAGGAGATGCGGGGAAACAGTTTAAGGAAAGTTCCTACAAGGTTACCACTTCGGCAAATTACTGTAATTCTAAAGAAGTAAACACGTCACAGTATTCCATAATCACTTTTTTTGCCGTGAACGAAGGGGGAGACTGTGCTACAGTGAAGCTCCAAATAAGTCCAAATAACTCTCTATATATAGATGATGGAGAGCAGGTTGCTATAAAACCCGGTGAAATGAAGGCTTTTGTTCCCATGATATTTGCAAAGTATACCCGGTTATGTTATAAATCATCGGGAAGTAACAGTACTATTTTGAAAATTATAGTACAAGGATGGGTATGACCATGCTATTCAAGTGACTACCTTGAAAAGCATGGTCACATTAATAAAAGGCTTTTTTTATGGAAACATAGATCGTTAACTTTGAAGGTTCTCCAGACTTAACGGATTTATAGGCAGCTCTTACATAGGCCATATGTCCTGAAGTGGTTAATACAGCATTATCTCCCGGAGCAAATTCAGTAATTGACATGTAAGTGGGAAAATCATCAATCCAGTTTACACCGTCTGGGCTGATTTGTAACTTTACATAGGCACTATTGCATGTGCATTTATTTTGTATTCCAAAGGTCCCAACTCCTCCTCCCAGAGGAAGACTTTTGGTAAAGCTCCAAGTATCGGAACTAGTAACCACTTCCGGCGGATATTGGATGATATTGGCATCCGGTGAATAATCCACAAGCAGTGCCGGATGGAGTAAACAATCCATAGAGTAATTGCTAAGGAAACCTACCAATGAATAGCAAGATTCCAACCCTGTAAGAACTAATCCGTAGTCAGAAACTTTTCTTTTATGCCAATCAGTTACCAATTCTGTTATGTCCCAATATATAAATGTGTTCAACTGATCAGATATGCTTATAACTGCTGACGGAGTCTGCTGGAAATCAGGTTGATTTGAGTAATTTACTCTGTTTTCATTAAAAGGAGCCAGCAGGTTATGCAGTGATGCTATTTTTTTAGTGGTAGGAGCAGCGTTCCTGTATAAATATAACTTTAGAAAGGAGCTGTTAATCCTTGCGGAGCTTGGGATAGATTTTATGTCGAATTTTAATAAGCACCTGCAGATGCTGTTGTGCACGGGGCTTTTTCCGATAAATAGAACCGGTGATTTACCATAGCATCTTTTAGGGTATAGCCTGGATATAAAAGTATTTTGTATTGCCGGCAACGATAAGACAGCCATAATACACACCTCATATTACAAAAGAATAAAATAAGCGCTTTCTCCTATGCTTAAATGTTAATAGACACTATATAATATTCAGAAAATAAAATAATGGTGTCAGATACCTGGAGTAGGTCAGAAATTTGCATTTGGATATCTATAGTTCTTGAAATAAAATTATATTGATGATATTGTTTATACATGAATATTGCAAAGAGAATGGGATGATTATACTTTGGTACTATCATCATATATAGATGCATATTTTATTTATAAAACTAAATGGAGGGAATGAGATGGAAAAAATAACTAGCTTTACTATTAACCATTTAGAGCTGTTGCCTGGGATTTATGTATCCCGTAAAGATAATATCAATGACGCTGTTATTACCACATTTGACATAAGAATGACAAGACCTAATTATGAACCAGTTATGAATACTGCTGAAATACATGCCATAGAGCACCTGGGAGCTACATTTCTGAGAAACCACAGTGACTTTGGCGGCAAAATAGTTTACTTTGGACCTATGGGATGTCGAACCGGTTTTTATCTGCTTCTGGGTGCAGACTATGAGTCCAGGGAAGTGGTGGGTTTAATAAGAGAAATGTTTGAGTTCATTGCAGGCTATGAGGGCGAAATACCAGGGGCTTCCCCAAGGGACTGTGGAAACTACTTAGACATGAACCTGCCAATGGCAAAATATCTGGCTAAGAAGTTTTTGAATGAGGTATTAGATAACCTTAGTGAAAAGAACCTTAATTATCCTAAATAGTAGATAGAAAATATACTACGACAGATCTTAAAAAACTTATTGATGAAAAAGGAGAGATAGAATGGCCCAGCATTCACTGTCAAGAACTGAGTTATTGATAGGTAAAGAAGCATTAGAAAAACTAAGAAACAGCAAGGTTGTTGTGTTTGGAATAGGCGGAGTAGGAAGCTTTGCAGTGGAAGCATTGGCAAGGTCCGGCGTTGGCAAGTTGGTTCTCATAGATGACGATACCCTGTGTCTCACTAACATAAACAGGCAGATACATGCAACTATGAAGACTATAAGCAAGAGCAAGGTAGAGGTAATGAAGGAAAGAGTACTTCTGATAAATCCAAAGTGTGAAGTAACCACCTTCGAAACCTTTGTGACCGAAGACAATATCAGTGACATAATTACTGAAGATACGGATTATGTAATTGATGCCATTGATACAGTAACATCTAAGATTGCACTGATAGTATGGTGTAAGCAACACAATATCAGGATTATAAGCTGTATGGGTACAGGAAACAAGCTTGACCCTACCCAATTCAAAGTGGCAGACATATATAAGACTAAGGTATGTCCTTTAGCCAAGGTCATGAGATATGAACTCAGAAAAAGAGGAATAGAAAATTTAAAGGTTTTATACTCAGAAGAGGTTCCAAGAAAACCCAAGGAAGAAGAGGTTGTAACCTGCAAAACCGGCTGTATTTGCACCGGGGGTACAAAAAAATGTACAATCCGAAGACAAATTCCGGGAAGCATATCCTTCGTTCCGCCTGTAGCAGGAATGATAATTGGCGGAGAAGTGATTAAAGACATAATCGGGATCAATTAATAATTAGTAATTAGTAATGAGCAATTATGGTGGAAATTCAGCATTCAGGGCTGAATTTCCTTAATTTCGTTAAGGTATTGGTAGAGGGAAGGGTATACGTTCAACTGAGACATCAAGCTTACGTACTCATCCATGGCTGCTTGGTTTTCTTTACCGGTTTTGATGGCTCTGATCATCAGGTTCTTTGGTGTTTCCAAAGGAGATATATATTCTACAACGGATACATCATAGCCCTTAGCTTCTAACATCAGGGCTCTCATACCATCTGTAAGTACATCTGCCATTCTGGCCTTAAGTATGCCGTGCTTTAGTATTCCCTTAAAAGGTTCGTAGGAGTACTGAGTTAAAAGTTCTCTCTGGCAGCAAGGTACCGCTATGATCACATCGGAGTTTATCCTTACACCGAAGGCCAAAGCCATATCTGTGGCGGTATTGCAGGCGTGGAGAGATATGACAACGTGTATCTTTTTATTTGTTATGAAGTCCTTAATATCCATGGCGTGGAATTCCATGTTTCTGTAACCGAGATTTTCAGCCATCTTCTTGGAGGCTGCTATTACTCCTGAAGAATAATCAAGGCCTATAAAGTGGCACTTTTTCTTTTTTATTTCTGTAAGGTAATAATTTAAAACAAAA is from Clostridium thermarum and encodes:
- a CDS encoding DUF6385 domain-containing protein — protein: MLTKKNIIYTGDAGKQFKESSYKVTTSANYCNSKEVNTSQYSIITFFAVNEGGDCATVKLQISPNNSLYIDDGEQVAIKPGEMKAFVPMIFAKYTRLCYKSSGSNSTILKIIVQGWV
- a CDS encoding S-ribosylhomocysteine lyase: MEKITSFTINHLELLPGIYVSRKDNINDAVITTFDIRMTRPNYEPVMNTAEIHAIEHLGATFLRNHSDFGGKIVYFGPMGCRTGFYLLLGADYESREVVGLIREMFEFIAGYEGEIPGASPRDCGNYLDMNLPMAKYLAKKFLNEVLDNLSEKNLNYPK
- a CDS encoding tRNA threonylcarbamoyladenosine dehydratase, with the protein product MAQHSLSRTELLIGKEALEKLRNSKVVVFGIGGVGSFAVEALARSGVGKLVLIDDDTLCLTNINRQIHATMKTISKSKVEVMKERVLLINPKCEVTTFETFVTEDNISDIITEDTDYVIDAIDTVTSKIALIVWCKQHNIRIISCMGTGNKLDPTQFKVADIYKTKVCPLAKVMRYELRKRGIENLKVLYSEEVPRKPKEEEVVTCKTGCICTGGTKKCTIRRQIPGSISFVPPVAGMIIGGEVIKDIIGIN
- a CDS encoding DNRLRE domain-containing protein, coding for MAVLSLPAIQNTFISRLYPKRCYGKSPVLFIGKSPVHNSICRCLLKFDIKSIPSSARINSSFLKLYLYRNAAPTTKKIASLHNLLAPFNENRVNYSNQPDFQQTPSAVISISDQLNTFIYWDITELVTDWHKRKVSDYGLVLTGLESCYSLVGFLSNYSMDCLLHPALLVDYSPDANIIQYPPEVVTSSDTWSFTKSLPLGGGVGTFGIQNKCTCNSAYVKLQISPDGVNWIDDFPTYMSITEFAPGDNAVLTTSGHMAYVRAAYKSVKSGEPSKLTIYVSIKKAFY